TTCGGACATCTGTGGGGGATTGCCACGCACGTCGAAGACGTGTCGCCCCAGGACATGAAAGAGCGGATGCAGAAGATGATGCCGGCGGCGTAAGTTGGGTTAGATGAGGGCGGGGCGTCGGCTCCGCCCTTTGTTAATCTCGACGTGTCACTCGTCCAGCCCGGCGAACTCAAGTTTGCCGCGATACTTCCTCATGAGATCTTTGAAGTCTCGCATCCCTCGCTGAGGAACCCGGCGGACGCGGATTCGGTGCTCACGCGATCGAGTACGGGCGATGTCGTAAGAGGATTGCATTCGCATGAGTGTATCCATCTTCACCCCGAAAGCTTTTTCGATGCGGAGGGCCATTTCGCCGGAAAGGTTCGCCTTCCCATTCAGCAGGCTGGAAAGCGCGGGCCGGGAGACTTTCAGCGCGGCGGCGGCGGCAGTAACCGACAGGCCTGCGGGCTGAATGATTTCGGTACGGATGAAATTTCCGGGATGCGGCGGGTTCTTGATCGGCATGAGGATGCTCCTTCTGTCCTAGTGGTAATCTTCCAGATTGACGTCGAAGATTTCACGCTCTTTAGTATCGATGCGAAAGGTCAAGCGCAGGTTCCTGGTCACGCTGAGACTCCACGCGCCCTTGCGATCGCCGGTTAACGTATGTGCCTTCCACGCAGGAAGCGAATGCAGCTCTTCCGGATTTTCCATGTTATCGAGAAACGCCAGCATTTTGCGGAGCTTGTCGACCGCGTCCGGCGGAACGCCTTTCCTAACATCGTCCGCGTAGAGGCGTTTCAGACCTTTGTGCGCGAAGCTCTGTATCTTCACTTGCTAGTGTAGCCTGTAGCTTAACACTTTGCAATACGGCCGGGGGCCTGTACTTTATATGGTACTCTAATGGCACGAGTTCGGCGACTTGATGCTGGCGCGCAAGCGGCAAAGGGAGCTGGAACAATGAGCAAGAAGAATTTGGGATCGAGTATCGACGACTTCTTGAAAGAAGAGAACATCTTTGAGGAAGCGCAGGCCCAGGCCGCGAAAGAAGTCGTAGCGTGGCAACTGGCGAAAGCTATGAAGAAGAAAAAGATCTCCAAGGCGCGCATGGCGGTTTTGCTGAAGACGAGCCGGTCGCAGGTGGATCGTATTCTCGATCCGAAACGCGATATTACGCTGTCAAGTTTGCAGCGGGCGGCGGCGCTGGTGGGGCAGCGGGTGCTGATTGAGTTGGTGTGATGGATTCTGGCCTTTCGCACACATTCGATCCGGGCGATCAGAAAGAGCCGACGTTCTTCACCGCCAAACTTGTTTGTAGTAGCCAGGTTTGCCTGAACGGTTTACAAGTTTGTGCGGTAATCGTTCGTGTGAATCGGGAAG
Above is a window of Candidatus Sulfotelmatobacter sp. DNA encoding:
- a CDS encoding HigA family addiction module antitoxin gives rise to the protein MPIKNPPHPGNFIRTEIIQPAGLSVTAAAAALKVSRPALSSLLNGKANLSGEMALRIEKAFGVKMDTLMRMQSSYDIARTRSREHRIRVRRVPQRGMRDFKDLMRKYRGKLEFAGLDE
- a CDS encoding type II toxin-antitoxin system RelE/ParE family toxin, which encodes MKIQSFAHKGLKRLYADDVRKGVPPDAVDKLRKMLAFLDNMENPEELHSLPAWKAHTLTGDRKGAWSLSVTRNLRLTFRIDTKEREIFDVNLEDYH
- a CDS encoding Fis family transcriptional regulator, encoding MSKKNLGSSIDDFLKEENIFEEAQAQAAKEVVAWQLAKAMKKKKISKARMAVLLKTSRSQVDRILDPKRDITLSSLQRAAALVGQRVLIELV